The segment TTGACACCCGGAATACTGGAACTTTCTGAACCCGTCGCAATAATAATATTTTTTGTTGCAATCGTTTGTTGACGACCATCCCTAGCAACCACTTCAACTTGACCTGCACCTAAAATTTTGGCTGTACCAAAGAAAGTATCAACTTTATTCTTTTTCATCAAAAAAGAGACGCCGCTGGTATTAGCTGTAACAACCGCCTTTTTATGCGCCATCATTTGATCAAGATTAAGCTTAGATTTTTCAATAGAAATACCAAGTGTTTCAAAGCCATGCTGCGTTTCAGCAAACACTTCTGAAGCATGTAACAATGCTTTAGAAGGAATACAGCCAACGTTAAGACAAGTCCCTCCCAGCGTTGTGCGCTTTTCAATAATTGCTGTTTTTAGCCCAAGTTGCGCAGCCTTTATTGCTGCAACATAACCCCCTGGTCCCGCTCCAATTACAACCACATCATAAGACATCCGTTTTTCCTTTCATTCTGAAAACTGTAATTTTACAAGTCAAGAACAAGGCGTTCCGGATCTTCTAAACTTTCCTTAACACGCACAAGGAAAGTCACAGCTTCTTGCCCATCTACAATACGATGATCATAAGAAAGTGCTAAATACATCATGGGGCGAATGACAATTTGCCCCTCAACAACCATTGCCCGCTCTTTAATAGCGTGCATTCCTAAAATACCAGATTGTGGGGCATTCAAAATCGGTGTTGACATTAATGATCCATAAACTCCCCCATTGGTAATGGTAAAAGTTCCCCCTTGCATATCAGAAACGGCTAATTTTCCATCACGAGCAAGACGCCCCAAACGACCAATTTCTTTTTCAATCTCTGCTAACGACATCTGATCTGCATCACGAACCACGGGAACAACAAGTCCCTTATCTGTTCCAACAGCAATTCCAACATTGACATAGTTTTTGTAAATAATATCTGTCCCATCAATTTCAGCATTAACAGCAGGAAGTTCTTTCAATGCATGACAAACAGCCTTGGTAAAAAATCCCATAAAACCAAGCTTAACCCCATGTTTCTTTTCAAAAAGATCCTTATAACGCTTACGTAAATCCATCACCGCCGACATATCAACCTCATTAAATGTGGTTAACATCGCTGCTACATTTTGTGCATCTTTAAGACGGCGCGCAATCGTTTGACGCAATTTCGTCATACGAACCCGCTCCTCACGTCTTTCCTGATCAGCAGCAACTGAAGAGCTGGATACAGAAGCAGAAGAAGGACTGGACGCAGAGGAGGCGCTGGAGGCAGAAACAGCAGGAGCTGACGCCTTTATCCCTTGTGCCAACACACCAAGAACATCTTCTTTAAGAATCTGCCCACGTTTTCCGGAGCCTGAGATATCGCTTTTTGTAATATTGTTTTCAGCCATTAATTTCGCTGCTGAAGGAGCAGGTGGCATTGTACTGCTCGAAGAAGGCTTCTCCAATTCAGATGGCGTTGTTGGCGCAGATGTCTCAGAAGACGATGGTGATTTAGCAACACCAGCTGCTCCAGCTTCAACGGCTCCTAAAAGCGCATTCACCTCAACCGTATCACCTTCCTTGGCAATAATTTCAGATAATTTCCCCGCAACAGGCGAAGGAACCTCAACTGTTACTTTATCAGTTTCTAATTCAACCAAAGGCTCATCCATCGCAACGGACTCACCAAGTTTTTTAAACCATTTTCCAACGGTTGCTTCAGTAACTGATTCGCCCAAAGTAGGAACACGGATTTCAGTAGTCATAATATTTTTCCATACATCAGAGTAGCCATAAATTAAGAACCTAACGCGTCTTCAAGAAACGCAGCCAGTTGTTCAAGATGTTGCGTCATTAACCCAGAGGCTGGTGACGCACTTGCAGGACGCCCCGCATAACGTGCACGTGAATATTGCGCATTAATATGCGTCAAAACCCATTCTAAATAAGGCTCAATAAATGACCAAGCCCCCATATTTTTTGGTTCTTCTTGGCACCAAACAACTTCTGCTTGTAAAAAGCGTGACAACACGTCCACCAAAGCTTTCGCAGGAAAAGGATAAAGTTGTTCAACGCGCAGCAAATAAACATTATCAATGCCTCTTTTTTCACGCTCTTCATAAAGATCATAATAAACCTTACCCGTACAAAGAACGATACGGCGAATTTTAC is part of the Bartonella machadoae genome and harbors:
- the odhB gene encoding 2-oxoglutarate dehydrogenase complex dihydrolipoyllysine-residue succinyltransferase, with the translated sequence MTTEIRVPTLGESVTEATVGKWFKKLGESVAMDEPLVELETDKVTVEVPSPVAGKLSEIIAKEGDTVEVNALLGAVEAGAAGVAKSPSSSETSAPTTPSELEKPSSSSTMPPAPSAAKLMAENNITKSDISGSGKRGQILKEDVLGVLAQGIKASAPAVSASSASSASSPSSASVSSSSVAADQERREERVRMTKLRQTIARRLKDAQNVAAMLTTFNEVDMSAVMDLRKRYKDLFEKKHGVKLGFMGFFTKAVCHALKELPAVNAEIDGTDIIYKNYVNVGIAVGTDKGLVVPVVRDADQMSLAEIEKEIGRLGRLARDGKLAVSDMQGGTFTITNGGVYGSLMSTPILNAPQSGILGMHAIKERAMVVEGQIVIRPMMYLALSYDHRIVDGQEAVTFLVRVKESLEDPERLVLDL